The Sporosarcina sp. ANT_H38 genome has a window encoding:
- a CDS encoding phage integrase N-terminal domain-containing protein: protein MIKGKSPIMTQMEKIYRHTRANSFGTRARYESSCRNFVGFLDEKFKMKNLRNLQDKHVVAYIQQRQTEGIAPKTLKNDLGAIRYMHDMISNVKHELSDNKGLKDTFSILLEKTPAVKGDRAWTEHEYNDMQKFVRERAEDDGRGTETAADVRDVMQLARTMGLRVTEAVAMSRSQVEQALRSGVYQVKNEAKNGKWRQVPLSAQGRQVMESRNKNVPRGDRMFIRPGEKTHAAVNRVEKFLQNNRLQFETVEGKESRMYQGVSNALTFHGLRYNYVQNRVRQEMEKGYSKLQAAAIVTKEVGHERIDVIDVYLGGKS, encoded by the coding sequence ATGATAAAAGGAAAGTCACCGATCATGACACAGATGGAGAAAATTTATCGACATACAAGAGCAAACTCCTTCGGTACTCGTGCTAGATACGAAAGCAGCTGTCGGAATTTCGTCGGGTTTTTAGACGAGAAATTCAAGATGAAAAACTTGCGTAATTTACAAGATAAACATGTAGTGGCCTATATCCAGCAACGGCAAACGGAAGGAATTGCACCGAAAACGCTCAAAAACGACCTTGGTGCAATTCGCTACATGCATGACATGATTTCGAACGTCAAACATGAACTTTCCGATAATAAAGGACTGAAAGATACATTTTCCATCCTATTAGAGAAAACACCAGCGGTAAAAGGAGATAGAGCATGGACAGAGCATGAATATAACGATATGCAGAAGTTCGTACGAGAAAGGGCTGAAGACGATGGGAGGGGCACTGAAACAGCAGCTGATGTGCGGGACGTGATGCAGTTGGCAAGAACAATGGGGTTGAGGGTGACCGAAGCTGTCGCAATGAGTAGGTCGCAAGTAGAACAAGCATTGAGATCTGGGGTTTATCAGGTGAAAAACGAAGCGAAAAACGGGAAATGGCGACAAGTTCCGTTATCTGCTCAAGGTCGACAAGTGATGGAAAGTAGGAATAAGAACGTTCCAAGAGGCGATCGGATGTTTATTCGTCCTGGTGAGAAAACGCATGCAGCAGTGAATCGAGTGGAAAAGTTCCTGCAAAATAATCGTCTACAATTCGAAACAGTCGAAGGTAAAGAAAGTCGTATGTATCAAGGGGTATCTAATGCTTTAACTTTTCATGGGCTACGTTACAATTACGTCCAGAATCGGGTCCGGCAAGAAATGGAGAAAGGCTATTCCAAGTTGCAAGCTGCAGCAATCGTCACAAAAGAGGTTGGCCATGAACGAATAGATGTCATCGATG